A DNA window from Carassius gibelio isolate Cgi1373 ecotype wild population from Czech Republic chromosome A6, carGib1.2-hapl.c, whole genome shotgun sequence contains the following coding sequences:
- the LOC128016014 gene encoding troponin T, cardiac muscle isoforms-like codes for MEKDLTELQTLIEAHFESRKKEEEELINLTQRIENRRAERAEQHRIRTEHEKERQNKLAEEKAQKEEEEAKRKADDDAKKKKILSSFQFTGFMQRTDKKGGPRKQTEREKKKTILSERRKELNVENLSADKLRETANELWKWMRQLEAERFELQDRYMCQKYEITVLRNRVSDHQKNTKGSRSKRGLRK; via the exons ATGGAGAAAGACCTGACGGAGCTACAGACGCTCATCGAGGCTCACTTCGAGagcagaaagaaagaagaagaggagCTAATCAACCTCACCCAAAGGATT GAGAACCGCAGGGCAGAACGAGCGGAGCAGCACCGGATCCGGACGGAGCACGAGAAAGAGCGACAAAACAAACTAGCC GAGGAAAAGGCACAAAAAGAGGAGGAAGAGGCTAAGAGGAAGGCCGATGATGATGCTAAGAAGAAAAAGATTCTCTCGAGCTTCCAGTTCACAGGATTCATGCAGAGG acagacaaaaagggAGGGCCTAGGAAGCAAACAgagagggagaagaaaaaaacaattcttAGTGAACGCCGTAAGGAACTGAATGTCGAAAACCTGAGTGCTGATAAACTCAG AGAAACTGCGAATGAACTCTGGAAGTGGATGCGCCAACTTGAAGCCGAGAGGTTTGAGCTGCAGGACAGATACATGTGCCAGAAATATGAG ATCACAGTCCTTAGGAATCGCGTCAGTGACCATCAGAAAAA TACCAAAGGCTCTAGGAGTAAGAGAGGACTACGAAaataa
- the LOC128016015 gene encoding troponin I, slow skeletal muscle-like — protein MLKSLMVAKAKDELEQELADKEAEKDRYLAENAPLPQTRSMSLAELQELCQELHAKIDVVDVERYDIEAKVFHNTREIKDLNIKVLDLRGKFKRPSLRRVRVSADAILCSLLGSKHKVSMDLRANLKSVKKEDTEKEKTAEVSDWRKNVEAMSGMEGRKKMFNAAQ, from the exons ATGCTTAAG agTCTGATGGTCGCTAAAGCAAAGGATGAGTTAGAGCAGGAGCTGGCAGATAAAGAGGCAGAGAAGGACAGATATCTGGCTGAGAACGCTCCTCTGCCACAGACGAGGAGCATGTCTTTAGCTGAGCTTCAG GAGCTGTGCCAGGAACTACATGCTAAAATCGATGTGGTGGACGTGGAGCGGTACGATATCGAGGCTAAAGTGTTTCACAACACAAGAGAA ATCAAGGATCTGAACATCAAAGTCCTGGACCTGAGAGGCAAATTTAAGCGACCCAGCCTGAGGAGAGTCCGAGTCTCCGCTGACGCCATTCTGTGCTCTCTGCTGGGCTCCAAACACAAGGTGTCCATGGACCTGAGAGCAAACCTCAAGTCCGTCAAGAAGGAAGACACAGAGAAG GAAAAGACAGCGGAGGTCAGTGACTGGAGGAAAAATGTGGAGGCCATGTCTGGAatggaaggaagaaagaaaatgtttaatgcaGCACAGTAA